A genomic region of Penaeus vannamei isolate JL-2024 chromosome 42, ASM4276789v1, whole genome shotgun sequence contains the following coding sequences:
- the LOC138860660 gene encoding uncharacterized protein, translating into MFSVEQSVSGSVADFAMYSRFLPRDAMVAFVLCVDLGSAQGGVVGTFGDFEDNWEVVGDTELLSLPKDAFCQPESRDFILLPERRTFEDSVNLCTKLGLPMALPENGKENAMLHEKAVSQESECVSAHGVNLWLGAQADLEEKRWLSRKTGEEVSFLFGDRRYSRISESTQCLGQSASSTSGVWKSLPCLRSKACTACEKASGRKFRMKGLCNDSLFDRELYMHGAENAKPVFHGAFHSKVFWNNTIWVMTSRLYPHLRATMGTRLNEYPLGRHPWRVSGDLCPNDLTDLLLTACDVDKFTCDDGACYEKAQRCDQRNDCSDNSDEQGCRLIVYPDDYSKTRLPPPKGQDKRANISLNINVTNIRNMDVLQQEIAFDICVLIRWEDLRLSYHNLRDDTYRNLVKDMDPLWLPRLVITDDTESRVDVNERSRSLIVIPGSFPLEEDPSQVAEGEARRTTMIKEFQSVFLSVFQVHCYVVYPGENNRLSLRQEFTIIHQCPFDLNRYPFDKQACSVNIALSLEESVMARLIRPPQIRFHEDDPDVQVLTLTLSNMYIYFIGNAYIPSLMLVLISYSSFFFSLDDFTDRIMANITALLVQATLYTQSSADTPKTAYLKLIDKWYMFSISIDFVMVLWQVVICIAMERDKNRKVVNSMAVNGVSRGVRTASGGSNSAGRANHSGRVLIPLLIFVFLVWYIVECSSITTQTELAGLLIATQFLLNHGSGVIFCDSQSALQALNTLDKGAGNIAYDIRIYVYRAKERSHDICFAWIPSHVGIPRHGHAARLAKSACDKQSVDIDLEVPLSRISHIIKAFFKEDSPDLINSQRPESCSIKHYDQFMQDVFIYGLYKIRTRQCDTVTARIRLGYRLY; encoded by the exons ATGTTTTCGGTCGAGCAGTCCGTCTCCGGCAGCGTGGCCGACTTTGCGATGTACTCGAGGTTCCTTCCGAGAGACGCCATGGTGGCCTTCGTCCTGTGCGTCGACTTGGGGAGCGCGCAGGGCGGCGTGGTGGGGACCTTCGGCGACTTTGAGGACAACTGGGAAGTCGTCGGCGACACGGAGCTCCTCTCGCTGCCCAAGGACGCCTTCTGCCAGCCGGAGTCTCGggacttcatcctcctccctgaGAGACGGACCTTCGAGGATTCGGTGAACCTCTGCACGAAGCTAGGGCTGCCGATGGCCCTGccggagaacgggaaggagaacgCGATGTTGCACGAAAAGGCTGTTTCGCAGGAGTCCGAGTGTGTCTCCGCGCACGGCGTCAACTTGTGGCTGGGCGCTCAGGCGGACCTCGAGGAAAAGCGCTGGCTGAGCAGGAAGACCGGCGAAGAAGTCAGTTTCCTCTTCGGGGACAGGAGGTACTCGAGGATCAGCGAGAGCACCCAGTGCCTCGGCCAGAGCGCCTCCTCGACCTCTGGCGTCTGGAAGTCCCTCCCTTGCCTCCGGTCGAAGGCGTGCACGGCCTGCGAAAAGGCTTCGGGCCGGAAGTTCCGCATGAAGGGCCTTTGCAACGACTCCCTCTTCGACCGAGAGCTCTACATGCACGGCGCGGAGAACGCGAAGCCGGTGTTCCACGGGGCGTTCCACAGCAAAGTGTTCTGGAACAACACCATTTGGGTTATGACGAGCCGCCTGTACCCACACCTGCGAGCCACGATGGGCACCCGCCTGAACGAATATCCCCTCGGGAGACACCCTTGGAGGGTCTCGGGCGACTTATGCCCCAACGACCTGACGGACCTTCTGCTGACGGCCTGCGACGTGGACAAGTTCACCTGCGACGACGGCGCCTGCTACGAGAAGGCCCAGCGATGCGACCAGCGGAACGACTGCAGCGACAATAGCGACGAGCAGGGTTGCCGGCTGATCGTGTATCCGGACGACTACAGCAAGACCCGCCTGCCGCCGCCCAAGGGCCAGGACAAGCGGGCCAACATCTCCCTTAACATCAACGTAACCAACATCAGGAACATGGACGTCCTGCAGCAGGAGATCGCCTTCGACATCTGCGTCCTCATCCGCTGGGAGGACCTGAGGCTCTCCTACCACAACCTGCGCGACGATACCTACAGGAACCTCGTCAAGGACATGGACCCCCTGTGGCTGCCCCGCCTGGTCATCACGGACGACACCGAGAGCCGGGTCGACGTCAATGAGAGGAGCAGGTCCCTGATCGTGATCCCGGGGTCGTTTCCCCTCGAGGAGGACCCCTCGCAGGTCGCGGAGGGTGAGGCCAGGAGGAcgacgatgat CAAGGAATTTCAATCagtgtttctttctgtgtttcaAGTTCACTGTT ACGTGGTGTATCCCGGTGAGAACAACCGTCTGTCGCTTCGTCAGGAGTTCACCATCATTCACCAGTGTCCCTTCGACCTCAACCGCTACCCCTTCGACAAGCAGGCGTGCTCCGTGAACATCGCCCTCAGCCTGGAGGAGTCCGTGATGGCGAGGTTG ATCCGGCCACCGCAGATCCGCTTCCATGAGGACGACCCTGACGTGCAGGTTCTGACCCTCACCCTGAGCAACATGTACATCTACTTCATCGGGAACGCCTACATACCGTCCCTCATGCTGGTGCTCATATCCtactcgtccttcttcttctccctggaTGACTTCACCGACCGCATCATGGCCAACATAACCGCTCTCCTCGTCCAAGCGACCTTGTACACGCAGAGCTCCGCCGACACCCCGAAGACCGCATACCTCAAACTCATAGACAAGTGGTACATGTTCAGCATCTCCATTGACTTCGTGATGGTGCTGTGGCAGGTGGTGATCTGCATCGCCATGGAGAGGGACAAGAACAGGAAGGTAGTCAATAGCATGGCGGTGAATGGAGTGTCTCGCGGGGTTCGAACGGCGTCGGGTGGTTCGAACTCCGCCGGGAGAGCGAACCACTCCGGCAGGGTCCTGATTCCGCTGCTGATTTTTGTGTTCCTTGTGTGGTACATCGTCGAGTGTAGCAGCAT cactacgcaaactgagttggcaggactGCTCATAGCCACCCAATTTCTATTAAATCATGGCTCAGGggtaattttctgcgactcacagagtgctctccaggctttgaacacattagacaaaggtgcaggaaatattgcataTGACATAAGGATatatgtgtatcgtgcaaaagaacgaagCCATGATATATGTTTTgcgtggataccatcgcatgttggaatccccaggcatggtCATGCTgcccgcctagcaaaatcagcatgtgacaagcaaagtgtggatatagatcttgaagTACCTCTttctaggatttcacacataattaaagcTTTCTTCAAAGAGGACTCgcctgacttgattaattctcaacggcctgaaagctgtagcataaagcattATGACcagtttatgcaagatgtattcatctatggtttatacaaaataagaacaagacagtgtgatactgtgaccgcaagaatcaggctgggttATAGATTGTATTAG